A genomic segment from Bacteroidia bacterium encodes:
- a CDS encoding insulinase family protein gives MKKMLLFPILLLTTALFTQVPAPVAPKAKLVQTVTKKGNEIVIPYQRWVLPNGLTVLIHEDHSDPIVHVDMTYHVGSNREQPGRSGFAHFFEHMMFQGSDNVADEEHFRIVTECGGTLNGTTNLDRTNYFETLPSNMLEIGLWLEADRMGFLLDAVTQQKFEIQRSTVKNERGQNYDNRPYGLVNEKVIAALYPKNHPYSWPTIGYIEDLNRVDVNDLKKFFLRWYGPNNAVLTVAGDVDPKQVIALVEKYYGSIPRGPEVKNLPKSSVSIDKDRYISYEDNIRFPLLQFNWPTASSFTDDEAALDVLANLLSGSSKGSIFYNNFIKTNKAVNASVSNPSSELHGRFTVTVLPYPMYNLSQMDSMIRSALIEFEKKGVSDEDLKKFKATHEADVINSLSSVSGKASQLAAYFTFTGNADFIKVDLQRYQKVTKEDVMRVYNKYIKGKPAVIISVYPKGKPEMKAKEDTYVSPPRDLNTPESEEYKNLKYVKAKDSFDRSKKPQPGPNPVIKVPDYWQETLPNGLKLIGTRSDELPSITMQINIEIGHRFEDPSKAGIANLLADLLNESTQKTAAEKISDQLELLGSEISVSAGLNDITYTINSLTKNLDATLKILEEMMFFPKFDSLEFKRSKKMILESIENQKTQPTVIADNVFRKLMYGQGSVLSTPVIGTKESVGQVSLEDVIAYYNSNFSPSVTNVVVVGDVSKELLLPKIEFLKKWNNKKVVRSLPPAPAPVNKTTVYFVDKSKAAQTEFRFGHPSIPYDATGDYYKSTLMNFPLGGGFSGRINLFIREEKGWAYNAYGFFRGSKYDGSWYAFAGIRADATDSALGEFMRIIKEYHTTGITEKELSFTKNSIGQSDALKFEQPGQKAGFLLRLLDYNLDKTYIEKQGEILKTITKADLDAYAKKMLQPENMIITVVGDKEKWYAGIEKKAKELGYEVVELDADGNIIVKVPPKEEKKEEIKPPYNYETKDKKNPKKKKKKD, from the coding sequence ATGAAAAAGATGTTGCTTTTCCCGATCCTTCTGCTGACAACGGCACTCTTCACACAGGTGCCGGCTCCGGTAGCGCCAAAGGCGAAACTTGTACAAACCGTCACCAAGAAAGGTAATGAGATCGTGATTCCGTATCAACGCTGGGTACTACCCAATGGACTTACCGTGCTGATCCATGAAGACCATTCGGATCCCATCGTGCATGTGGACATGACGTACCATGTAGGGTCGAACCGTGAGCAACCCGGCCGCTCAGGATTCGCCCACTTTTTTGAACACATGATGTTCCAGGGGTCGGACAACGTAGCTGACGAAGAACATTTCCGGATTGTGACCGAATGCGGAGGTACTCTCAACGGAACCACCAACCTGGACCGGACAAACTATTTTGAGACTTTGCCATCAAATATGCTTGAGATCGGGCTGTGGCTGGAGGCGGACAGGATGGGATTTCTGCTAGACGCAGTTACACAACAAAAATTTGAGATCCAGCGGTCCACAGTAAAAAACGAACGCGGACAGAATTACGATAACCGGCCGTACGGACTCGTGAATGAAAAAGTAATTGCAGCCCTCTATCCAAAAAACCATCCCTATTCCTGGCCAACGATTGGTTATATAGAAGACCTGAACCGGGTAGATGTCAACGATCTGAAGAAATTTTTCCTTCGCTGGTATGGTCCGAACAACGCTGTACTTACTGTTGCCGGAGATGTAGATCCCAAGCAGGTAATCGCACTGGTAGAAAAATATTATGGATCCATTCCCCGCGGCCCGGAGGTAAAGAATCTTCCAAAATCTTCTGTGAGCATTGACAAAGACCGGTATATCAGCTACGAAGACAACATCCGTTTCCCCCTTTTGCAGTTCAATTGGCCCACTGCTTCATCTTTCACGGATGACGAAGCGGCCCTGGATGTTCTGGCTAACCTGCTCAGCGGGTCCTCGAAGGGTTCTATCTTTTACAACAACTTCATAAAAACAAACAAAGCAGTGAATGCTTCCGTTTCCAATCCTTCATCGGAGCTTCACGGCCGGTTCACCGTAACCGTGCTTCCCTATCCCATGTACAACCTTTCCCAGATGGATTCTATGATTCGTTCAGCGCTGATAGAATTTGAGAAGAAAGGGGTCTCTGACGAAGACCTTAAAAAATTCAAAGCAACGCATGAAGCGGATGTCATCAACAGTCTGAGCAGTGTGAGCGGGAAGGCCTCCCAGCTTGCCGCCTACTTCACTTTTACAGGCAACGCCGATTTCATCAAGGTGGATCTGCAGCGTTATCAGAAAGTAACGAAAGAAGATGTAATGCGGGTGTACAACAAGTATATTAAAGGTAAGCCCGCTGTTATCATCAGCGTATACCCCAAGGGGAAACCGGAAATGAAAGCTAAAGAAGACACGTATGTTTCCCCTCCGCGCGATCTCAATACACCGGAAAGCGAGGAATACAAGAACCTGAAGTACGTAAAAGCCAAAGATTCCTTCGACCGAAGTAAAAAACCCCAGCCGGGTCCTAACCCCGTAATCAAAGTTCCGGATTACTGGCAGGAAACGCTGCCCAACGGACTCAAACTGATCGGCACCCGTTCGGATGAATTGCCCAGTATTACCATGCAAATCAACATAGAGATAGGTCACCGCTTTGAAGATCCCTCGAAGGCCGGAATTGCAAATTTACTGGCTGATCTTCTGAACGAATCCACTCAGAAAACAGCTGCGGAGAAGATCAGTGATCAGCTTGAGTTACTTGGCTCGGAGATTTCCGTTTCGGCCGGGCTGAACGACATCACCTACACAATAAACTCACTGACTAAAAATCTTGATGCAACGCTCAAGATCCTGGAAGAGATGATGTTCTTCCCTAAATTTGATTCACTCGAGTTTAAACGATCAAAAAAAATGATTCTTGAAAGCATCGAGAATCAAAAAACCCAACCCACCGTTATTGCCGACAATGTGTTCCGGAAACTGATGTACGGACAGGGTTCAGTACTTTCAACACCGGTTATTGGAACAAAAGAATCCGTGGGACAAGTGAGTCTGGAGGATGTGATTGCTTACTACAATTCCAACTTTTCACCATCTGTGACTAACGTGGTGGTAGTGGGAGATGTTTCAAAAGAGCTGCTGCTTCCCAAAATCGAGTTCCTGAAAAAGTGGAATAATAAAAAAGTAGTGCGCAGCCTGCCTCCTGCTCCTGCGCCGGTGAATAAGACAACTGTTTATTTTGTGGATAAGAGCAAAGCCGCCCAAACGGAGTTTCGCTTCGGGCATCCCTCCATCCCCTACGATGCCACCGGAGACTATTACAAAAGCACGTTGATGAATTTTCCTCTTGGCGGAGGGTTCAGCGGCAGAATCAACCTCTTCATTCGCGAAGAAAAAGGCTGGGCGTATAACGCCTACGGTTTCTTCCGCGGGTCGAAGTATGATGGTTCATGGTACGCCTTCGCCGGCATCCGCGCCGACGCTACCGACAGCGCACTTGGAGAATTCATGCGCATTATTAAAGAATACCACACCACCGGCATCACAGAAAAGGAACTGAGTTTCACAAAAAACTCCATTGGGCAGAGCGATGCGCTGAAGTTTGAACAGCCCGGACAGAAGGCCGGTTTCCTGTTGCGGCTCCTGGATTATAATCTCGATAAGACTTACATTGAAAAGCAGGGTGAGATCCTGAAAACTATCACGAAGGCGGACCTGGATGCTTATGCCAAGAAAATGCTTCAGCCCGAGAACATGATTATTACCGTAGTCGGAGATAAGGAAAAATGGTACGCCGGCATAGAAAAGAAAGCGAAGGAGCTGGGATACGAAGTGGTTGAGCTGGATGCGGACGGGAACATTATTGTAAAGGTTCCGCCTAAAGAAGAAAAGAAAGAAGAGATTAAACCTCCGTATAATTACGAAACGAAGGATAAGAAGAATCCAAAAAAGAAGAAAAAGAAGGATTAA
- a CDS encoding OmpA family protein, whose product MKAKLLFAGLFLPLAFLAQQVQWASKVIDYSSQFDTKGYSANQVLGKPSCMPKGGDNPNTWSPSKKTPKEFIKVGFSKPMKIQQVIICEAYNASAVTKVELFDASGKAYKVHKGKPKLIDGGARMLYVKFPMTEYEVVAVKITVDLAWNGKYASLDAIGISESADEWIPKPVIATDVNFVSQKENLGENVNSTYDELLPVISPDGKTLFICRDDDPKGKGGQDIWVSELQPDGKWGKATNPGEPLNNSKPNFVCSVTPDGNKIIVGGVYQTEGGKGISYSMKGSRGKFEMPSKLPIKNYYNKNDYNEYCMANSGKYILMTVERDDTYGDKDIYFSMLLDNGEWSEPVNIGNVVNTASGETSPFLAADDKTLYFSSAGHMGYGSNDIFMTRRLDDTWTNWSEPVNLGPAINTPEWDAYYTIPASGDYAYFTSSGKTIGGIDVFRVKLPKEIKPDPVALVSGKVYNQKTREPLKANISYILMENGKEVGVATTNPTDGSYMISLPFGKKYGFSASAPGFIAVNENLDLSDLKEYKEVTRDLYLVPIEVGQTVRLNNIFFESGKWDLLPESYMELDKLVKVMNENPTMEIEIEGHTDDVGSDAANLTLSRNRAKSVLDYLVSKGVNAARIKSNGFGETKPIADNKTDDGKALNRRVQFTISKK is encoded by the coding sequence ATGAAAGCAAAATTATTATTCGCAGGATTATTCCTCCCCCTTGCATTCCTTGCTCAGCAGGTGCAATGGGCCTCTAAAGTAATTGATTACTCATCCCAGTTCGACACCAAAGGCTATTCAGCCAACCAGGTGCTGGGGAAGCCATCCTGTATGCCGAAGGGTGGTGACAATCCCAATACTTGGAGCCCTTCGAAAAAGACTCCGAAGGAATTCATTAAGGTGGGATTCAGCAAGCCCATGAAAATTCAGCAGGTGATTATCTGTGAGGCATACAACGCATCCGCAGTTACAAAAGTGGAGCTGTTCGATGCTTCCGGAAAAGCATATAAGGTGCATAAAGGGAAGCCTAAGCTCATAGACGGCGGTGCACGGATGCTTTATGTAAAGTTTCCAATGACGGAATATGAGGTTGTGGCGGTAAAAATTACCGTAGATCTGGCATGGAACGGAAAGTATGCCAGTCTTGACGCGATTGGTATATCTGAAAGTGCCGACGAATGGATTCCTAAACCGGTGATCGCTACAGACGTGAATTTTGTCTCACAAAAAGAAAATCTGGGTGAAAATGTGAACAGTACTTACGATGAATTGCTTCCGGTGATTTCTCCCGACGGCAAAACCCTGTTCATTTGCCGCGATGATGATCCCAAAGGGAAAGGTGGGCAGGATATCTGGGTGAGTGAGCTGCAGCCCGACGGGAAATGGGGGAAGGCCACTAACCCGGGAGAACCGCTGAATAATTCAAAGCCAAACTTCGTTTGTTCCGTTACACCCGACGGAAATAAAATCATCGTGGGAGGCGTTTACCAGACCGAGGGCGGGAAAGGAATTTCCTACAGCATGAAAGGAAGCCGCGGAAAATTTGAAATGCCTTCCAAGCTTCCGATCAAGAATTATTACAATAAGAATGATTACAATGAGTACTGCATGGCCAACTCGGGAAAGTATATCCTGATGACTGTGGAGCGGGATGATACCTATGGTGATAAGGACATTTATTTCTCTATGTTACTTGATAACGGAGAGTGGTCAGAGCCGGTGAATATCGGAAATGTGGTGAACACCGCTTCGGGAGAAACAAGTCCTTTCCTTGCTGCGGATGATAAAACCTTGTATTTCTCTTCCGCCGGGCACATGGGATACGGATCGAATGACATCTTTATGACCAGGCGTTTGGATGATACCTGGACCAACTGGTCGGAACCTGTAAACCTGGGACCCGCCATCAATACACCGGAGTGGGATGCCTATTATACCATTCCCGCTTCCGGGGATTACGCCTATTTCACAAGTAGTGGCAAAACCATCGGAGGTATCGATGTGTTCCGTGTTAAATTACCGAAGGAGATCAAGCCGGATCCTGTTGCTCTCGTTTCCGGAAAAGTTTACAATCAGAAAACCCGCGAACCACTGAAGGCCAATATCAGCTATATTCTGATGGAAAACGGTAAAGAGGTGGGAGTAGCAACCACCAATCCTACGGATGGTTCCTACATGATCAGCTTACCGTTCGGAAAGAAATATGGTTTCTCCGCCAGTGCACCGGGTTTTATCGCTGTAAACGAGAACCTTGATCTGAGTGATCTCAAGGAATACAAGGAGGTTACACGGGATCTTTACCTCGTGCCGATTGAAGTAGGTCAAACTGTTCGTCTGAACAATATCTTTTTTGAGTCTGGCAAGTGGGACCTCCTGCCCGAATCCTATATGGAACTTGATAAGCTCGTTAAAGTAATGAATGAGAATCCAACTATGGAAATTGAAATTGAGGGTCATACTGACGATGTAGGATCGGATGCAGCCAACCTGACTCTTTCGCGAAACCGTGCAAAATCCGTATTGGATTATCTCGTATCAAAGGGAGTAAACGCAGCGCGCATAAAATCCAACGGCTTCGGTGAAACCAAACCCATTGCCGATAATAAAACGGATGATGGAAAGGCCCTGAACAGAAGGGTACAGTTCACCATCAGCAAAAAGTAA
- a CDS encoding SPASM domain-containing protein, with translation MTRGSAFTWKRALHAAGSRLAFLGSHRLGFHGAPLPAAIAVEPTNFCNLRCPECPSGLRSFTRPSGYMGRELFTRIMDEVAPHCGYLTFYFQGEPFLHPEFTELIRIAASRRMYCVTSTNAHFLNEETCEKVCRSGLGKLIVSLDGMHQDTYEKYRIGGDMQRVLDGLKLLSETKKRLGTGPDLTLQFLVMKHNEQEVSAVRKQYRSWGAEELNFKTVQINDPADPNDLMPAHPNRSRYRKGKDKRLEIVNAWKNRCWKLWSSAVITWDGKVLPCCFDKDARYVMGDLRNNTFREIWYSEGYRAFRKQILNGRSSIDICTNCSEGSRIEPEI, from the coding sequence ATGACCCGAGGCAGCGCTTTTACATGGAAACGCGCCCTTCATGCCGCAGGCTCAAGGCTGGCTTTCCTTGGATCGCACCGGCTGGGCTTCCACGGAGCTCCGCTACCGGCGGCAATAGCGGTTGAACCAACCAACTTCTGTAACCTGAGATGCCCGGAATGCCCGAGCGGTCTGAGGTCATTCACCCGTCCGAGCGGCTACATGGGCCGGGAACTCTTCACCCGGATAATGGATGAAGTAGCCCCGCATTGCGGCTATCTGACCTTTTATTTTCAGGGGGAACCTTTCCTGCATCCTGAATTTACGGAATTGATTCGCATTGCCGCTTCCCGAAGGATGTATTGTGTAACATCTACCAATGCGCATTTCCTCAATGAGGAAACCTGTGAGAAGGTGTGCCGGTCAGGACTCGGCAAGCTGATCGTTTCGCTCGACGGTATGCACCAGGATACGTATGAAAAATACCGGATCGGAGGAGATATGCAACGTGTATTGGATGGCTTAAAACTTCTCTCTGAAACGAAAAAGAGGTTAGGAACCGGACCGGACCTGACGCTTCAGTTCCTTGTAATGAAGCATAATGAGCAGGAGGTGAGCGCTGTCAGGAAACAATACAGGAGCTGGGGCGCTGAGGAACTGAATTTTAAAACCGTACAGATCAACGACCCTGCGGATCCTAATGATCTGATGCCGGCTCACCCGAACCGCTCGCGTTACCGGAAAGGAAAGGATAAAAGGCTGGAGATTGTGAATGCATGGAAAAACAGGTGCTGGAAACTCTGGAGTTCGGCAGTGATTACTTGGGATGGAAAGGTTCTTCCCTGTTGTTTTGACAAGGACGCCCGGTATGTGATGGGGGATCTGCGCAACAACACATTCAGGGAGATCTGGTATTCGGAAGGATACCGTGCATTCAGAAAGCAAATTCTCAATGGAAGATCATCCATTGATATTTGCACGAATTGTTCTGAGGGCTCAAGAATTGAACCTGAAATCTGA
- a CDS encoding carboxypeptidase-like regulatory domain-containing protein, with protein MKRWFAVLLLPLFTAAQVHTLTGTVTDSENNEPVAFAAVHAEGTKQTVLTDISGQFTLQTGAPVSVLRITHVAYHPITVSLEKNQASIRVKMHPVVHSFDAVNILPGENPAHRIILQVQKNAAFNDPYAQSSFRCETYTKMYVTGEFPADTSEGGADSLKKTRQYFKKQHLFLTETVTEKIYIKPSKENEKVIGSRVSGFQLAPFFTPVSQLQSFGFYSSFITILDKDYVNPLSQGTFKRYFFLLEDTILTTEGDSIFLISFRPRKGRNFEAMKGVLYIHTSGYALYRVIAEPVDETGVISAHIEQEYERTNGKWFPMVLHTDWYYNNMKVGDSSITASTRNFSLGTTNKMKVVCKSRIRRIEIGNDLDDVRFSPDAVFADPEHGRRDSAWWEDKRMEKLDAKDLLTYRKLDSTGNAEHFDRKMDFAEALADGNIPLGPVELELPHLFRYNEVEKVRIGVGLHTSRRLLRLWQLGGYVAYGAKDQRFKYGGRIHWQCRASHEFSIATRYLFDLSEPGKTDWMEPRGKIDGSSVREYKISWLEWKESVRMMMSMRMNQHLKWYAAAEQYSLWPDSGVFAGVNSGAQVRMDGVSALTGTVQLRWQQNEKFIHTRFGRNSLGSKWPVVYLRWSGTVGDPVFDLQLPVTSLVHARWNRYEFRVDWEWKTKTKGTSFFRLEGGKMYGKVPVSIAFIPFGSYAGFGHFAENTFENMRYNEFASTTCLSLFHRHDFGKISRKHSFNPSVVLVNNLHWGLTDNTILPTPGIAPVTPEQVYMESGIQINGLLRNQFIGLGLQGMYRYGYYSFPQVSDNYSIKTTFKILF; from the coding sequence ATGAAACGTTGGTTTGCCGTACTCTTACTGCCTCTGTTCACGGCGGCACAAGTACACACCCTCACGGGTACGGTTACTGATAGTGAAAACAATGAACCTGTTGCCTTTGCAGCAGTGCACGCTGAAGGCACAAAACAAACCGTGCTAACCGATATCTCAGGGCAATTTACCCTACAAACCGGAGCACCTGTATCCGTATTACGTATTACCCATGTTGCATACCACCCGATCACGGTTAGCTTAGAAAAGAACCAGGCCAGCATTCGTGTTAAAATGCATCCGGTGGTGCATTCATTTGACGCAGTGAACATTCTTCCGGGTGAGAATCCCGCGCACCGCATTATTCTTCAAGTTCAGAAAAACGCAGCATTCAATGACCCCTACGCTCAAAGCAGTTTCCGCTGTGAGACGTATACAAAAATGTATGTTACCGGAGAGTTTCCGGCAGATACGTCGGAAGGTGGCGCCGATAGTTTGAAAAAAACAAGGCAGTATTTCAAAAAGCAACATCTGTTTCTAACCGAAACAGTAACAGAGAAAATCTATATCAAACCGTCGAAAGAAAACGAGAAGGTGATCGGTAGCAGAGTATCCGGCTTCCAGCTGGCCCCTTTCTTCACTCCTGTAAGCCAGCTTCAAAGCTTTGGCTTTTACAGTAGCTTCATCACTATTCTCGACAAAGATTACGTTAATCCCCTCTCCCAGGGTACTTTTAAGCGGTATTTCTTCCTCCTCGAGGATACGATACTGACCACGGAAGGTGACAGCATTTTTCTGATTTCGTTCCGTCCCCGGAAAGGGAGGAATTTCGAGGCGATGAAGGGAGTATTATATATCCACACATCCGGATATGCGCTTTACCGTGTGATCGCCGAACCGGTAGATGAAACAGGCGTGATCTCCGCGCATATTGAACAGGAATATGAACGGACCAACGGCAAATGGTTTCCGATGGTACTACACACAGACTGGTATTACAATAACATGAAGGTGGGCGACAGTAGTATCACCGCCTCTACACGTAACTTTTCATTAGGAACCACCAATAAAATGAAAGTAGTATGTAAAAGCAGGATTCGCCGTATTGAGATAGGAAACGATCTTGACGATGTTCGCTTCTCGCCCGATGCAGTGTTTGCCGATCCGGAGCATGGCAGACGGGATAGTGCATGGTGGGAAGACAAGCGAATGGAAAAACTGGATGCAAAGGATCTGCTGACCTACCGGAAGTTAGATAGTACCGGCAATGCGGAACATTTCGACCGCAAAATGGATTTTGCAGAGGCGCTGGCAGATGGAAATATTCCGTTGGGTCCGGTAGAACTGGAACTCCCTCACCTATTCCGGTATAACGAAGTGGAAAAAGTGAGGATCGGGGTCGGACTTCACACATCACGCAGGTTATTGCGTTTGTGGCAGCTGGGCGGATATGTAGCCTACGGAGCAAAAGATCAGCGTTTCAAATACGGCGGCCGGATTCATTGGCAGTGCCGCGCATCGCATGAATTTTCGATCGCAACCCGGTACTTGTTTGATTTATCAGAACCCGGAAAAACTGACTGGATGGAACCGCGTGGAAAAATAGATGGTTCCTCTGTCAGGGAGTACAAAATTTCCTGGCTAGAATGGAAAGAATCCGTCCGAATGATGATGAGCATGCGCATGAATCAACACTTGAAATGGTATGCGGCAGCCGAACAGTATTCCTTATGGCCGGACTCCGGTGTTTTTGCCGGAGTCAATTCCGGAGCACAAGTGCGGATGGACGGAGTCAGCGCCCTGACCGGTACGGTGCAATTGCGCTGGCAGCAGAATGAAAAATTTATCCATACACGATTCGGAAGAAACAGCCTGGGAAGTAAGTGGCCGGTGGTATACCTGCGTTGGTCCGGCACGGTCGGAGATCCGGTTTTCGACCTGCAGCTTCCGGTTACCTCCCTGGTGCATGCCCGATGGAACCGTTATGAGTTCCGAGTGGATTGGGAATGGAAAACAAAAACCAAAGGGACGTCTTTTTTCCGTCTGGAGGGAGGCAAAATGTATGGAAAAGTTCCGGTGAGTATCGCCTTCATCCCCTTCGGGAGCTATGCTGGTTTCGGACACTTTGCGGAAAACACCTTTGAGAACATGCGCTACAATGAATTTGCTTCCACCACCTGTCTAAGTCTTTTTCACAGACACGATTTCGGTAAAATCTCCCGAAAACATTCGTTTAATCCTTCCGTGGTATTGGTGAATAACTTGCATTGGGGCCTTACGGATAACACCATTCTTCCTACACCCGGCATTGCGCCCGTTACGCCCGAGCAGGTTTACATGGAATCCGGAATTCAGATTAACGGGCTGCTCCGAAATCAGTTCATTGGGCTGGGCTTGCAGGGAATGTACCGGTATGGCTATTATTCCTTCCCACAAGTATCTGATAATTACTCCATTAAGACCACATTCAAGATTCTTTTCTGA
- a CDS encoding MMPL family transporter produces MWSALGRAILRYRVQFLILLMLLTAGFAYMATRIELSYTYQRALPKDDPDFIRYEQFRSRFGGDDKVLLLGFSDPDIFKLDRFNAWYDTDRKIREIQGVKDVLSVTSLYNIRRNDSLVKFEFKPIITQRPSTQQELDSLKEIILNLPFYDGLAFKEETSATVMAVTFNEKELNSRNRISIVHDLVRLGDEFANKLNVEIHYSGVPYIRTYMMEKVSMEMGLFLGLAILVTTIILWVFFRSFNAVFFSVIQVIISAVWSFGTLALFGYKITLLTGLIPPLVVIIGLPNCIFLINKYQEELRKHGNKVKALSRTVEKVGLSNLLANVTTAIGFFVFYFTNSTMLMEFGIVAAVNVMTTYTIALFFIPIVFSYLPAPSGKATSHLEGKRINFLINWVDKLIHRHRRILYLITTVVTVVAIYGMFQVKVIGYVVDDLPKRDPIYTHLKFFESNFGGVLPFEVSIDSKKRNGIFTDNAKTLYKMRALQKKMAEYEELSRPVSIVEVLKFAYQSYNDGKPKYFILPGATELKKLSDYTKGVKGGEDRFASFIDSTHQYTRISYQVADIGSVRLKALLKEIQPRIDSIFPKEEYDVGITGYCSTFLKGNDYLFHHLMISLIIAIVLILIIGMILFRSVAIIILSKAPALIPLVITAGIMGFLGIPFKPSTILIFSIAFGIASDGTIYILTEYRNQLLKGKNTDKNKAISRTIHEIGISMIYTAVILFSGFVIFSVSSFGGTVSLGILLSVTLLVSLFTNLVLLPSILLSLEKRIVLKALKREPLINLMDEEEDIDHEKLEIQKRHHKKDENE; encoded by the coding sequence ATGTGGTCAGCCCTTGGTAGAGCCATACTTCGTTACCGTGTACAGTTTCTGATACTGCTCATGCTGCTGACCGCCGGGTTTGCATACATGGCCACGCGCATTGAGCTATCCTACACTTATCAGCGTGCGTTACCCAAAGACGATCCTGACTTTATCCGGTATGAGCAATTTCGTTCAAGGTTCGGTGGGGACGATAAAGTGCTTCTCCTCGGTTTTTCTGATCCTGATATTTTCAAACTGGATCGTTTCAATGCATGGTATGATACAGACCGGAAGATCCGTGAAATCCAGGGCGTGAAGGATGTATTATCCGTTACCAGCCTGTACAATATCCGCAGAAATGATTCCCTGGTAAAATTCGAATTTAAGCCCATTATCACACAACGACCTTCTACACAGCAGGAGCTGGATAGTTTGAAGGAAATCATTTTGAATCTCCCATTTTACGACGGTCTGGCGTTTAAAGAAGAAACTTCAGCCACCGTAATGGCGGTAACTTTTAATGAAAAAGAGCTCAACTCACGTAACCGTATATCCATTGTGCACGATCTGGTGCGGCTGGGTGATGAGTTCGCGAATAAATTAAATGTTGAGATTCACTATTCAGGTGTACCCTACATCCGTACATACATGATGGAAAAAGTTTCCATGGAGATGGGTTTGTTCCTGGGTCTTGCCATATTAGTTACAACTATTATTCTCTGGGTATTCTTCCGTTCCTTTAACGCGGTTTTCTTCTCCGTGATCCAGGTGATCATCTCTGCCGTTTGGTCTTTCGGCACACTGGCACTCTTCGGATACAAGATCACATTGCTCACCGGGCTTATACCACCCCTGGTGGTGATTATCGGGCTTCCCAACTGTATTTTTCTGATTAATAAATACCAGGAGGAACTGCGAAAACATGGTAATAAAGTAAAAGCGCTGAGCAGAACAGTTGAGAAGGTAGGATTATCCAATTTGCTGGCGAATGTTACGACAGCTATCGGATTTTTCGTTTTTTATTTCACCAATAGTACGATGCTGATGGAGTTCGGGATTGTGGCCGCAGTGAATGTGATGACCACTTACACCATCGCTTTATTTTTCATTCCAATCGTGTTCAGTTATCTCCCCGCACCTTCCGGAAAGGCCACCAGTCACCTGGAAGGAAAGCGTATTAATTTTCTGATCAATTGGGTTGACAAGCTCATCCATCGCCACCGGAGGATACTGTACCTGATCACAACCGTAGTAACTGTTGTGGCCATCTACGGAATGTTTCAGGTGAAGGTGATCGGATACGTGGTGGATGATCTGCCAAAGCGAGATCCGATTTACACACATCTGAAATTCTTCGAGAGTAATTTCGGAGGTGTATTGCCTTTTGAAGTAAGCATCGACTCAAAAAAACGAAACGGGATCTTTACAGATAACGCAAAAACACTTTATAAAATGCGGGCGCTCCAGAAAAAAATGGCAGAATATGAGGAGCTATCCCGTCCGGTTTCCATTGTAGAAGTATTAAAATTCGCCTATCAATCGTACAATGACGGCAAGCCGAAATACTTCATTCTCCCCGGCGCTACAGAACTGAAAAAACTTTCTGATTATACCAAGGGCGTGAAAGGAGGGGAAGACCGTTTTGCATCATTTATAGACAGTACGCACCAGTACACGCGGATTTCATACCAGGTAGCAGATATTGGCTCTGTCCGCTTAAAAGCTCTTTTAAAAGAAATCCAGCCAAGAATAGACTCCATCTTTCCGAAAGAAGAGTACGATGTAGGCATTACAGGTTACTGCAGCACTTTTCTGAAAGGAAACGATTACCTGTTCCACCATCTTATGATCAGCCTGATCATTGCCATTGTACTGATTCTGATCATTGGGATGATTTTATTCCGCAGCGTAGCCATTATCATTCTTTCCAAAGCTCCTGCGCTCATTCCGCTGGTGATCACAGCAGGAATCATGGGATTCCTTGGCATTCCCTTCAAGCCTTCCACTATACTTATTTTCTCCATCGCCTTTGGTATCGCATCAGATGGAACGATATATATTCTCACAGAATACCGGAATCAGCTCCTGAAAGGAAAAAACACAGACAAGAACAAAGCTATCTCGCGGACCATCCATGAGATCGGAATCAGCATGATCTATACAGCGGTCATTTTGTTTTCCGGTTTTGTTATTTTCTCTGTCTCCTCGTTTGGCGGTACCGTTTCACTTGGCATATTGCTTTCGGTAACATTGCTGGTTTCTCTTTTTACGAACCTTGTACTGTTGCCTTCTATCCTTTTGTCGCTTGAGAAACGGATCGTTCTGAAGGCACTCAAGCGTGAACCCCTCATCAATCTCATGGATGAAGAAGAGGATATTGATCATGAGAAGCTGGAAATACAGAAGCGTCACCACAAAAAAGACGAAAACGAATGA